One window of the Brevibacterium limosum genome contains the following:
- a CDS encoding TrkH family potassium uptake protein — MPTVHHPHRNAIDRVVVTYLAALLLGTGLLMLPNATSTPGGISVLSALFTATSAISVTGLEVLSTGSDYTFFGQAVILGLIQIGGLGVLLLTTLLAMLVAGKVGLRLRESAAAEAKSSDIGGVRPMVLRVIGLTIATEAVVATMLFLRFAVHYGEEAGDAAWDAVFHAVSAFNNAGFGLRSDSLAGYATDPFVCAPVAAAIILGGLGYPVLIEIVRRYRTPLAWSLTTRAMVVATPVLLLAGTVFIAAVEWNNPGTLGRFDWWDKLQAAAFQSTTTRTAGFSTVDISQLHPATWFVMDLLMFVGGGPAGTAGGVKITTVLVLLAMTWAEISGGSATNLFGSRVARSAYRQATTVIVLALALIATATIVLMLDDPGPGLGRLLFEVISGFGNVGLSTGITAGLPGTSQAVLIAVMILGRLGPVTVASGLALRARAIRYELPVERPLIG, encoded by the coding sequence ATGCCGACCGTGCATCATCCTCATCGCAATGCCATCGACCGCGTGGTCGTGACCTACCTTGCGGCTCTGCTCCTCGGCACAGGTCTGCTGATGCTGCCCAACGCGACGTCCACTCCCGGCGGAATCTCTGTACTGTCTGCGCTCTTCACCGCCACCTCCGCGATCAGCGTCACGGGCCTGGAGGTGCTCTCGACCGGCAGCGACTACACGTTCTTCGGCCAGGCCGTGATCCTCGGTCTCATCCAGATCGGCGGCCTCGGCGTCCTGCTGCTCACGACTCTTCTGGCCATGCTCGTCGCGGGAAAGGTCGGGCTCAGGCTCCGGGAGTCGGCCGCCGCCGAGGCCAAGAGCTCCGATATCGGAGGCGTCCGGCCCATGGTGCTGCGGGTCATCGGTCTCACCATCGCCACCGAGGCGGTCGTTGCGACGATGCTGTTCCTTCGCTTCGCCGTCCACTACGGCGAAGAAGCCGGAGACGCGGCGTGGGACGCGGTCTTCCACGCAGTCTCGGCTTTCAACAACGCCGGCTTCGGTCTCAGGTCCGACAGTCTCGCCGGCTACGCCACCGATCCCTTCGTCTGCGCACCTGTGGCAGCGGCGATCATCCTCGGCGGACTCGGCTATCCGGTGCTCATCGAGATCGTCCGCCGCTACCGGACTCCGCTGGCGTGGAGCCTGACGACGCGTGCGATGGTCGTCGCCACTCCGGTTCTGCTCCTTGCCGGCACGGTGTTCATCGCCGCAGTCGAATGGAACAATCCCGGAACTCTGGGACGATTCGACTGGTGGGACAAGCTGCAGGCGGCCGCATTCCAATCGACGACCACACGCACGGCGGGCTTCAGCACCGTCGACATCTCGCAGCTGCACCCCGCCACCTGGTTCGTGATGGACCTCCTCATGTTCGTCGGCGGCGGCCCGGCGGGAACCGCGGGCGGAGTGAAGATCACCACTGTTCTCGTGCTGCTGGCGATGACCTGGGCCGAGATCTCCGGAGGTTCGGCGACGAACCTCTTCGGCTCCCGTGTGGCACGATCGGCCTACCGACAGGCAACGACGGTGATCGTTCTGGCTCTCGCGCTCATCGCCACGGCCACCATCGTCCTCATGCTCGACGACCCGGGGCCCGGGCTCGGTCGGCTCCTCTTCGAGGTCATCTCCGGCTTCGGCAACGTCGGCCTGTCGACCGGCATCACCGCCGGACTGCCCGGAACGAGTCAAGCCGTCCTCATCGCAGTGATGATCCTGGGGCGGCTGGGCCCGGTGACCGTCGCTTCCGGACTGGCCCTGCGAGCACGCGCCATCCGCTACGAACTTCCGGTCGAGAGGCCGCTCATCGGCTGA
- a CDS encoding organic hydroperoxide resistance protein: MNTPESIAYTARAEITGGRDGHGATDDKMVDVDLRTPKEQGGPGGGTNPEQLFAVGYGACFQGALGLAGKEQGVDTSKSVVNSQVGIGKEGESFGLSVRLEVSIPDVDLDTAQKLVDRTHELCPYSKATRGNIPVEVVAV, encoded by the coding sequence ATGAATACACCTGAGAGCATCGCCTACACGGCTCGCGCGGAGATCACCGGCGGTCGGGACGGGCATGGCGCCACCGACGACAAGATGGTCGACGTCGACCTGCGCACACCGAAGGAACAGGGTGGACCCGGCGGGGGCACCAACCCCGAACAGCTCTTCGCCGTCGGCTACGGGGCCTGTTTCCAGGGCGCGCTCGGGCTGGCGGGCAAGGAACAGGGCGTCGACACCTCGAAGTCGGTCGTCAACTCCCAAGTCGGGATCGGCAAGGAGGGTGAGAGCTTCGGCCTGTCGGTGAGACTCGAGGTCAGCATCCCCGATGTGGACCTCGACACCGCGCAGAAGCTCGTCGACCGCACCCATGAGCTCTGCCCGTATTCGAAGGCCACCCGTGGCAACATCCCCGTCGAGGTCGTCGCGGTCTGA
- a CDS encoding FMN-binding glutamate synthase family protein, which produces MGRFLAITSALIGLVAAAWAAAVGPWAWWVLGAVVLAIVGVAAYDLLQRRHSILRNYPVVGHLRFLLETLRPELQQYFIERNWDGRPFDRDIRSLVYERAKGIHGELAFGTERDVNSVGYEFLIHSTAPVAVPDRTPRVQVGGPDCAKPYSMALLNVSAMSFGSLSPNAVRALNRGADLGGFAHDTGEGGISDYHLENGGDLVWEIGSGYFGARTDNGDFDPSQFADQSSRDQVKCVSLKLSQGAKPGIGGVLPAAKVNAEIARTRGVPQGEKCVSPAAHSVFSTPVELIEFIARMRELSGGKPTGFKLCVGSRTDVLAICKAMLEVGTAPDFIIVDGSEGGTGAAPLEYEDHVGTPLTDGLLTVHNALVGTGLRDRIRIGASGKVAAGNDIVKRLIQGADYTNSARAMMMAVGCIQAQICHTGQCPVGVTTQDPKRQRALHVGDKSERVRNYQEATVQQAVEIMASMGVSDPTELSPHQLHRNIGRNEHVSYAELYDWLGPGELLAQPPESWSSDWSRADAGTFRSV; this is translated from the coding sequence ATGGGGCGTTTCCTGGCGATCACGTCAGCGCTGATCGGACTGGTGGCCGCGGCCTGGGCAGCCGCCGTCGGACCGTGGGCGTGGTGGGTCCTCGGTGCGGTGGTGCTCGCCATCGTCGGCGTGGCCGCGTACGACCTGCTGCAGCGCAGGCACTCGATTCTGCGCAACTACCCGGTCGTCGGTCACCTGCGATTCCTGTTGGAGACTCTCCGACCCGAACTCCAGCAGTACTTCATCGAACGCAACTGGGACGGACGGCCCTTCGACCGAGACATCCGCTCCCTCGTCTACGAACGCGCGAAGGGAATCCACGGAGAGCTGGCCTTCGGCACCGAACGGGACGTCAACTCCGTCGGCTATGAGTTCCTCATCCACTCCACCGCGCCCGTCGCGGTTCCCGACCGGACGCCTCGCGTGCAAGTGGGCGGACCCGACTGTGCGAAGCCCTACAGCATGGCGCTGCTCAACGTCTCGGCCATGAGCTTCGGCTCCTTGTCGCCCAATGCTGTCAGGGCGCTCAACCGCGGTGCCGACCTCGGCGGCTTCGCCCATGACACCGGCGAGGGCGGGATCTCCGACTACCATCTCGAGAACGGCGGCGACCTCGTCTGGGAGATCGGGTCGGGCTATTTCGGCGCCCGGACCGACAACGGCGACTTCGACCCCTCCCAGTTCGCCGACCAAAGCTCCCGTGACCAGGTCAAGTGCGTCTCACTCAAACTGAGCCAGGGCGCGAAGCCCGGAATCGGAGGCGTGCTGCCCGCGGCGAAGGTCAACGCCGAGATCGCCCGCACCCGAGGCGTCCCACAAGGAGAGAAGTGCGTGAGCCCGGCCGCCCACAGCGTCTTCAGCACCCCGGTCGAACTCATCGAGTTCATCGCACGGATGCGCGAACTCTCGGGCGGCAAGCCCACGGGATTCAAACTCTGCGTGGGATCCCGCACGGATGTGCTCGCGATCTGCAAGGCGATGCTCGAGGTCGGGACCGCACCCGACTTCATCATCGTCGACGGCTCCGAGGGCGGCACGGGCGCCGCTCCCCTGGAGTACGAGGATCACGTGGGCACTCCGCTCACCGACGGACTCCTCACAGTCCACAACGCGCTGGTCGGAACAGGCCTGCGAGATCGGATCCGCATCGGCGCCAGCGGGAAGGTCGCCGCCGGCAACGACATCGTCAAACGCCTCATCCAGGGGGCAGACTATACGAACTCGGCCCGCGCCATGATGATGGCGGTCGGCTGCATTCAGGCGCAGATCTGCCATACCGGACAGTGCCCCGTCGGTGTCACCACCCAGGACCCCAAGCGGCAGAGGGCGCTGCACGTGGGTGACAAGAGCGAACGGGTGCGGAACTATCAGGAGGCGACCGTGCAGCAGGCCGTGGAGATCATGGCCTCGATGGGCGTCAGCGATCCCACCGAGCTCTCCCCACACCAGCTCCACCGCAACATCGGCCGCAACGAACACGTCTCGTACGCCGAGCTCTACGACTGGCTCGGACCAGGAGAGCTGCTGGCGCAGCCGCCCGAGTCCTGGAGCAGCGACTGGTCGAGGGCCGATGCGGGAACGTTCCGTTCGGTCTGA
- a CDS encoding potassium channel family protein, with amino-acid sequence MKSRKWRTRPAAFFLGNPHPLARDGAVAVIGLGRFGGSLATELAAYGVDVIGIDIDEAVVAQYSDKLAFVSRTDATDETVLRQLGIEEVSRVVIAIGNDLEAGILVASKVLKIGNQHIWAKAVSQTHADILGQLGIDNVIRPENDMGRRTAHLIRGHMSDFMPVSEDFVLARTAPPVRISDSPLASFDIRREYGISVVAFRRDGEDTWNIADQDVTLYANDEILVAGSPREVEDFSTLDEEDDEEG; translated from the coding sequence ATGAAGAGCAGAAAGTGGCGCACGCGACCTGCGGCGTTCTTCTTGGGCAACCCCCACCCACTGGCCAGGGACGGGGCGGTGGCCGTCATCGGGCTGGGCCGCTTCGGCGGCTCACTGGCCACAGAGCTGGCCGCCTACGGCGTCGACGTCATCGGCATCGACATCGACGAGGCGGTCGTGGCCCAATACTCCGACAAACTGGCCTTCGTCTCCCGGACGGATGCGACGGATGAGACCGTGCTGCGCCAGCTCGGCATCGAGGAGGTCAGCCGAGTGGTGATCGCCATCGGCAACGACCTCGAAGCCGGCATCCTCGTCGCTTCGAAGGTCCTCAAGATCGGGAATCAGCATATCTGGGCCAAGGCCGTCAGCCAGACGCATGCGGACATCCTCGGACAGTTGGGGATCGACAATGTGATCCGTCCGGAGAACGACATGGGGCGCCGGACAGCGCATCTCATCCGCGGACACATGTCCGACTTCATGCCCGTCAGCGAAGACTTCGTGCTGGCCCGAACGGCCCCGCCGGTGCGCATCTCTGATTCGCCGCTGGCGTCGTTCGACATCAGACGCGAGTACGGGATCAGCGTCGTCGCATTCAGACGCGACGGTGAGGACACCTGGAACATCGCTGATCAGGATGTCACCCTCTACGCCAACGACGAGATCCTCGTCGCGGGATCTCCCCGCGAGGTCGAGGACTTCAGCACTCTCGACGAAGAGGATGACGAGGAGGGCTGA
- a CDS encoding CinA family protein, which yields MSSFEEHENNATRIAELLSEFCTDHGIRVAAAESLTGGRICSHLAAASGSGEWFAGGVVAYASDVKHRLLNVPPGPVISCQAVEAMARSVCEMMGVDAAVAASGAGGPAGQDGQEPGTTCLAVVVDGQVDSAVHSFSGEPLDILSQTQEQALAMLLEALQKRYGRTEG from the coding sequence GTGTCCAGCTTTGAAGAGCACGAGAACAACGCCACGAGGATCGCCGAGCTCCTCTCCGAATTCTGCACCGACCACGGCATCCGCGTCGCCGCCGCAGAGTCGCTCACCGGCGGCAGGATCTGCAGCCACCTCGCCGCGGCCTCGGGGTCCGGAGAATGGTTCGCAGGCGGAGTCGTCGCGTACGCCAGTGATGTCAAGCATCGCCTTCTCAACGTGCCGCCCGGCCCGGTCATCTCCTGTCAGGCGGTGGAGGCGATGGCACGATCCGTGTGCGAGATGATGGGTGTCGACGCAGCTGTCGCCGCCTCCGGAGCCGGAGGCCCGGCAGGACAGGACGGACAAGAACCGGGGACGACATGTCTGGCAGTCGTCGTCGACGGCCAGGTCGACAGCGCAGTCCACAGCTTTTCGGGCGAACCGCTCGACATCCTGTCCCAGACCCAGGAGCAGGCGCTGGCCATGCTCCTGGAAGCACTTCAGAAGCGATACGGCCGCACGGAGGGTTGA
- a CDS encoding thiamine pyrophosphate-dependent enzyme has product MSEKTRSGKSTKGKSTRTRSTASAEDKRRYYERMVLIRAFEMRAQEMYTRAKIGGYCHLNLGEEAVVVGLMAALEDRDYLFANYRVHGYALMRGLDPGAVMAELFGRKDGVSGGWGGSMHLFDSDARLMGGYGIVGGQMPPATGAALALSYRQKPGKEAEAVMCLLGDGTAAIGSFHESLNIAGLWDLPIVYVIINNRIGMGTDVEHSSAEPELYRKAEAYRLPSRRVDGSDPVVVRDAALEALRSAREESRPYVLETMTYRLKGHSVVDPAQYRTDEDKEEVRANDPVPAYRDKLVKGRVLTKKRAQEIDDEAEKRIDEAVEFADDSESPEPERLFDNAYSTEVNNAPAGFPGDSVVSI; this is encoded by the coding sequence GTGTCTGAGAAGACTCGAAGCGGGAAGTCGACGAAGGGGAAGTCGACCAGAACACGGTCGACCGCCTCGGCGGAGGACAAACGCCGGTACTACGAGCGGATGGTCCTCATCCGCGCCTTTGAGATGCGGGCCCAGGAGATGTACACGCGGGCGAAGATCGGCGGGTACTGTCACCTCAACCTCGGCGAGGAAGCCGTCGTCGTCGGTCTCATGGCCGCCCTGGAGGACCGGGACTACCTGTTCGCCAACTACCGCGTCCACGGGTATGCGCTGATGCGAGGACTGGACCCGGGGGCGGTCATGGCGGAGCTGTTCGGCCGCAAGGACGGCGTCTCCGGCGGCTGGGGCGGCTCGATGCATCTGTTCGACTCCGACGCCCGGCTGATGGGCGGCTACGGCATCGTCGGAGGACAGATGCCGCCGGCCACCGGCGCTGCCTTGGCTCTGAGCTATCGGCAGAAACCGGGTAAGGAGGCCGAGGCCGTGATGTGTCTGCTCGGCGACGGGACGGCCGCGATCGGCTCGTTCCACGAGTCGCTGAACATCGCCGGCCTGTGGGACCTGCCCATCGTCTACGTGATCATCAACAATCGGATCGGCATGGGCACCGACGTCGAGCACTCCTCGGCCGAGCCCGAGCTGTACAGGAAGGCCGAAGCCTATCGTCTGCCCAGCAGACGTGTGGACGGCAGCGATCCGGTCGTCGTCCGCGATGCGGCCTTGGAAGCGCTGCGTTCGGCTCGGGAGGAGAGCAGACCGTATGTGCTGGAGACGATGACCTACCGGCTGAAGGGCCACTCCGTCGTCGACCCCGCGCAGTACCGAACGGATGAGGACAAGGAAGAGGTCAGGGCCAATGACCCGGTTCCGGCCTATCGGGACAAACTGGTCAAAGGCAGAGTGCTGACGAAGAAGCGCGCTCAGGAGATCGACGACGAAGCGGAGAAGCGCATTGACGAGGCGGTCGAATTCGCCGACGACAGCGAATCGCCGGAACCCGAACGGCTTTTCGACAACGCCTATTCGACCGAGGTGAACAACGCCCCAGCGGGATTCCCCGGCGATTCCGTCGTATCCATCTGA
- a CDS encoding dihydrolipoamide acetyltransferase family protein yields MTDILMPRLSDTMEEGVISRWNVEVGDEVTKGDILGEIETDKATMDFEAYDSGVVSSLLVEEGSTVAIGERVAVLGDDSTDNDDSTDSGDAEDSGESDETEKTEDSGESAAGDGSGGEESEAGDGEDRDESADSADASEASGEEESSEAEAPSPESEESDEDGSGVRISPLARKMADKHDIDTAEVEGTGPRGRIIRVDVEKAISERDESGDDDQADRPASDQESNEDATVSLNANQRVTAERLSDNAGVPTFRLTSKVDADALMAFRTEINERLATTGDKVSLTDLLTRACAVMLREHPEVNSSWNEDSIIRRGAVNVGIAVALDSGLIVPVIRDADRKSVSQIGRESRDLAERAKSGKLHPDEFSGGSFSISNLGMCGIDDFTAIINPPEAAILAVGAAVDEPVVRDGELTTRTVITMTMTVDHRVLNGAEAAVFLGELKALLEEPLRIVV; encoded by the coding sequence ATGACCGATATTCTCATGCCTCGCCTGTCCGACACGATGGAAGAGGGCGTCATCTCCCGGTGGAACGTGGAGGTCGGCGACGAAGTCACGAAGGGCGACATCCTCGGGGAGATCGAGACCGACAAAGCGACCATGGACTTCGAAGCCTATGACTCCGGGGTCGTCAGCAGCCTGCTGGTGGAGGAGGGATCGACGGTCGCCATCGGCGAACGTGTCGCAGTCCTCGGCGATGACTCGACCGACAACGATGACTCGACCGACAGCGGTGACGCCGAAGACAGCGGTGAGTCGGACGAGACCGAGAAGACCGAAGACAGCGGTGAGTCGGCTGCCGGTGATGGTTCCGGCGGTGAGGAATCCGAAGCCGGCGACGGCGAAGACCGCGATGAGTCAGCCGACTCGGCCGACGCTTCCGAAGCGTCCGGTGAGGAGGAATCCTCAGAGGCGGAGGCACCGTCACCGGAGAGCGAAGAGTCCGACGAAGACGGCAGCGGAGTCCGGATCTCCCCGTTGGCACGGAAGATGGCCGACAAGCACGATATCGACACAGCCGAGGTCGAAGGAACGGGGCCGCGTGGCAGGATCATCCGCGTCGACGTCGAGAAGGCGATCTCCGAACGCGACGAGTCCGGAGACGACGATCAGGCTGACCGGCCGGCATCGGACCAGGAGTCGAATGAAGACGCGACCGTGTCCCTCAATGCCAATCAGCGCGTCACCGCCGAACGTCTGTCCGACAATGCCGGTGTGCCGACGTTCCGGCTCACTTCGAAGGTCGACGCCGATGCGCTGATGGCCTTCCGTACCGAGATCAACGAGCGATTGGCGACGACCGGCGACAAGGTCAGTCTCACCGATCTGCTGACTCGGGCCTGTGCTGTGATGCTCAGAGAGCATCCCGAGGTCAATTCCTCGTGGAATGAGGATTCGATCATCCGCCGAGGTGCCGTCAACGTCGGGATAGCGGTCGCCTTGGACAGCGGCCTCATCGTGCCGGTGATCAGGGATGCCGACCGGAAGAGTGTGAGCCAGATCGGTCGTGAGTCACGAGACCTGGCCGAGCGAGCGAAATCCGGCAAGCTGCATCCAGACGAGTTCTCAGGCGGTTCGTTCTCGATCAGCAATCTGGGAATGTGCGGCATCGATGACTTCACTGCCATCATCAACCCGCCGGAGGCGGCGATCCTCGCCGTCGGCGCCGCGGTCGACGAACCCGTGGTGCGTGACGGCGAACTCACCACGCGCACCGTGATCACGATGACGATGACCGTCGACCACCGTGTGCTCAACGGCGCAGAGGCGGCCGTGTTCCTGGGCGAGCTCAAGGCGCTGCTGGAAGAGCCGCTGCGGATCGTCGTCTGA
- a CDS encoding alpha-ketoacid dehydrogenase subunit beta: MAEMTFRQALKDCLRAEMTRDERVLLLGEEIGRFGGSYKITEGLLDEFGPERVRDTPIAENGFAGVGVGAAMLGLRPVVEFMTLNFSVLAFDQIVNHATKIYTMFGGQTSIPIVYRTPGGGGQQLGATHSQNIEVWYAHMPGLKVVAPSNPSDAKALLTASIRDDDPVLFLENLNLYNTKGEVPDEEQTLELGTASVAREGSDLTVIAYSRGVGVALKVAEELAKDGVSIEVVDLRSLRPLDRPTFCRSVARTSRAVVFEDDWLSYGVGAEVAASVQEGAFDFLDAPVRRVAAAEIPLPYAKPLEKAALPDAEDLTRVIRETLDATGFSA; this comes from the coding sequence ATGGCCGAGATGACTTTCCGGCAAGCTCTCAAAGACTGTCTGAGAGCGGAGATGACCCGGGATGAGAGGGTGCTGCTGCTCGGCGAGGAGATCGGCAGATTCGGTGGTTCCTACAAGATCACCGAAGGGCTGCTCGACGAATTCGGCCCGGAACGAGTGCGGGACACGCCGATCGCCGAGAACGGCTTCGCCGGCGTCGGGGTCGGTGCGGCGATGCTGGGTCTGCGGCCGGTCGTCGAGTTCATGACCCTGAACTTCAGCGTCCTGGCCTTCGACCAGATCGTCAATCACGCGACGAAGATCTACACGATGTTCGGCGGTCAGACCTCGATACCGATCGTCTATCGCACGCCCGGTGGCGGCGGCCAGCAGCTCGGAGCGACTCACTCGCAGAACATCGAGGTGTGGTATGCGCATATGCCGGGGCTGAAAGTGGTCGCACCGTCGAACCCGTCCGACGCGAAGGCGCTTCTGACGGCTTCGATCCGCGATGACGATCCGGTCCTGTTCCTCGAGAACCTCAACCTGTACAACACCAAGGGAGAAGTCCCGGACGAGGAGCAGACGCTGGAGCTCGGCACAGCCTCCGTTGCCCGTGAGGGCAGCGATCTGACCGTCATCGCGTATTCGCGCGGAGTCGGCGTCGCTCTCAAGGTGGCGGAGGAGCTGGCGAAGGACGGAGTGTCCATCGAGGTCGTCGACCTGCGGAGTCTGCGGCCCTTGGATCGGCCGACGTTCTGTCGGTCTGTGGCGCGGACCAGCAGGGCCGTGGTCTTCGAAGATGATTGGCTCAGCTATGGCGTCGGCGCGGAGGTCGCAGCGTCGGTGCAGGAGGGTGCCTTCGACTTCCTCGACGCTCCCGTTCGCCGAGTGGCGGCCGCCGAGATCCCGCTGCCCTATGCCAAGCCTCTTGAGAAGGCGGCGCTGCCCGACGCCGAGGATCTCACTCGGGTCATCCGCGAGACTCTCGATGCAACCGGTTTCTCTGCTTAG
- a CDS encoding flavin reductase family protein has protein sequence MSTGIDDLMGSVDSPLIVVTASAEGERAGCLIGFHSQASISPQRYCFWLSKANHTYRVGLRSDCFAVHFLTTADRDLARHFGSRSGSEADKFTGLDITVTEEGVPLIAELPNRLLVERIAMLDDGGDHVCTTARVLSAESAGDFTPLRTSQLGDLPPGHASDERAVRP, from the coding sequence ATGAGCACCGGCATCGACGATCTCATGGGCTCGGTCGATTCCCCGCTCATCGTCGTCACCGCCTCGGCGGAGGGCGAACGGGCCGGCTGCCTGATCGGATTCCATTCGCAGGCGAGCATCAGCCCGCAGCGGTACTGCTTCTGGCTGTCGAAGGCCAATCACACCTACCGAGTCGGTCTGCGCTCCGACTGCTTCGCCGTGCATTTCCTCACCACCGCCGATCGTGATCTGGCCCGGCACTTCGGCTCCCGCTCCGGTTCCGAGGCAGACAAGTTCACAGGCCTCGACATCACCGTCACCGAGGAGGGTGTGCCGCTGATCGCAGAGCTGCCGAACCGCCTCCTCGTCGAGCGCATCGCGATGCTCGACGACGGCGGCGACCACGTGTGCACCACAGCGCGCGTGCTGTCCGCCGAATCCGCAGGCGACTTCACACCCCTGCGCACCTCACAGCTGGGCGACCTGCCTCCCGGCCACGCCAGCGACGAACGCGCCGTCCGCCCGTAG
- a CDS encoding MFS transporter, which yields MSESDEKIPTPDGIDIKTMPAGDRRTLRRAISGSALGNAVEWFDYGVYSYVSVYIANAFFPGEWGVALTFAFLALSFVFRPLGGFVLGPLGDKVGRQHIMVLTIIMMTIPTTLIGILPTYATLGAFAPVLLLLCRMVQGFSTGGEYGGAAVYMAESAPDKRRGFCGSFLELGTLAGTASAALVCTVLLVFVGSDGMDAGWWRLPFLLTLPLGGIALWLRMKLDEPEAFSAATSRQQTTKKPFRDLFRGYSKQITMLMAFVVLLNIGQYMVLTYMPTYLSSTLGHSEVESNFTLVIVLAAMMVVITPLGRLTDTIGRKPVLYTSAIGFIILSVPAFLLIQAEGTGLQILGLGIIALLQVMLQSCVSATLPAIFPTQVRFSGFAIGYNISTAIFGGTTAAVNTFVIQKTGFELFPAVYLVTAGVIGLIGIHFFNETAGRPIDGTTPPGSEDEELAEMGYDLIGFNDNGTDDTEDKQTSH from the coding sequence GTGAGCGAATCCGATGAGAAGATCCCCACGCCCGACGGCATCGACATCAAGACGATGCCGGCCGGAGACAGACGCACACTCAGACGAGCCATCAGCGGGTCCGCCCTCGGCAATGCCGTCGAATGGTTCGACTACGGTGTCTACTCCTACGTCTCCGTCTACATCGCCAATGCGTTCTTCCCCGGCGAGTGGGGTGTTGCGCTGACTTTCGCCTTCCTCGCCCTCTCGTTCGTCTTCCGGCCCTTGGGCGGGTTCGTCCTCGGTCCCCTCGGCGACAAGGTGGGGCGACAGCACATCATGGTCCTGACCATCATCATGATGACCATCCCGACGACGCTGATCGGCATCCTGCCGACTTATGCCACCCTGGGTGCGTTCGCTCCCGTGCTCCTGCTCCTGTGCCGGATGGTCCAGGGCTTCTCCACGGGTGGAGAGTACGGTGGCGCGGCCGTCTACATGGCGGAGTCGGCACCGGACAAGCGCCGAGGCTTCTGCGGTTCGTTCCTCGAGCTCGGCACCTTGGCCGGAACCGCCTCGGCGGCCCTGGTCTGCACCGTTCTGCTCGTCTTCGTCGGCAGCGACGGCATGGACGCCGGCTGGTGGCGGCTGCCGTTCCTGCTCACACTCCCGCTCGGCGGGATCGCACTGTGGCTGCGGATGAAGCTCGATGAGCCCGAAGCCTTCTCTGCGGCGACGAGCCGGCAGCAGACGACGAAGAAGCCCTTCCGCGATCTCTTCCGCGGTTACTCGAAGCAGATCACCATGCTCATGGCCTTCGTGGTCCTGCTCAACATCGGCCAGTACATGGTGCTCACGTACATGCCCACCTATCTCAGCAGCACATTGGGCCATTCGGAGGTCGAGAGCAACTTCACCCTCGTCATCGTGCTGGCGGCGATGATGGTCGTCATCACTCCCCTCGGCAGGCTGACCGACACCATCGGGCGCAAACCGGTCCTCTACACCTCGGCGATCGGGTTCATCATCCTCTCCGTTCCCGCGTTCCTGCTCATACAGGCCGAAGGGACCGGCCTGCAGATCCTGGGATTGGGCATCATCGCCCTGCTCCAGGTCATGCTCCAGTCCTGCGTCTCGGCGACACTGCCGGCGATCTTCCCCACACAGGTGCGCTTCTCCGGGTTCGCCATCGGCTACAACATCTCCACGGCGATCTTCGGCGGCACGACCGCGGCGGTCAACACCTTCGTCATCCAGAAGACCGGCTTCGAGCTCTTCCCCGCCGTCTACCTCGTCACCGCCGGGGTCATCGGGCTCATCGGCATCCACTTCTTCAATGAGACAGCGGGCCGGCCCATCGACGGCACGACTCCACCCGGTTCCGAGGACGAAGAGCTCGCCGAGATGGGCTATGACCTCATCGGCTTCAACGACAACGGCACCGACGACACCGAGGACAAGCAGACTTCCCACTGA